A genomic window from Betta splendens chromosome 24, fBetSpl5.4, whole genome shotgun sequence includes:
- the LOC114850194 gene encoding kinesin-like protein KIF13B isoform X3, with translation MDDTSPSGSNVKVAVRVRPMNRREKDLKTKCVVEMEANQTILYPALTIVNKGDPRNQPKVFAYDYCFWSMDESQKDKFAGQDVVFQCLGESLLNNAFLGYNACIFAYGQTGSGKSYTMMGSAEQPGLIPRLCTSLFSRIMSEAREGESFTVEVSYMEIYNEKVRDLLDSKGSRQALRVREHNVLGPYVDGLSRLAVANNKDIESLMSEGNKSRTVAATNMNEESSRSHAVFNIILTHTLKDLQSGTKGEKVSKLSLVDLAGSERAAKTGAAGERLKEGSNINKSLSTLGLVISALADQGAGTNKSKFVPYRDSVLTWLLKDSLGGNSRTAMVATISPAADNYDETLSTLRYADRAKNIVNHAVVNEDPNARIIRELREEVEKLREQLTEAESMKAPELKDRLEESEKLIQEMTVTWEEKLRKTQAIAQERQRQLESLGISLQSSGIRVVHDRCFLVNLNADPALNELLVYYLKEHTRVGSADSQDIQLCGMAIQPEHCVIDITENGVVLTPHRKARTWVNGSVVTSPVQLHHGYRILWGNNHFFRISLPKRKVHGAGEEEESEAELKPALSTDRLEAELDASSDVSSERSFSYESAQAEVMMKGMDHNDPLQSVLQTLERQHEEEKRCALERQRQMYEQELQQLRRKLTPEKSLELLDASGHPAGASAAAVTSAGSQKRMRRWSDDREAMMTRSLRRMKEQIVRANLLAQEASFISEELNKRTEYRVTLQIPAANLDANRKRDAVLSEPAIQVRRKGRGKQIWALEKMENRLVDMRELYQEWKEFDEDNPVMRSYFKRADPFFDEQENHGLIGVANVFLACLFHDVRLQYAVPIINQKGEVAGRLHVEVWRGTEDPEAQLSRDGGSQERKLRCVVKLLQATGLPRHLSNFVFCLYHFWGQEEDTFVAPEVAPSSASSASTDPQCTVVFDSAQEFSVPVSEDFVDFLAEGSLAIEVYGHKQENHRRNLALWDLGVIQAKTRSLRERWSEVTRRLELWVQLMEMNEAGDFTPVEVLPAKDIRTGGIFQLRQGQSRRVRVEVRSVPDSGTMPLIAASILSVAVGNVQVRRTHQSKNEQWDGSEDMDSYQEVDLERMREQWLIALTQRQEYLDQQLQKIVSKSDKSEDDVERESQLLECRLTLTEERNAVLVPSAGSGIPGAPAERVPVPGMETHVPVLFLDLSVDDFQSSLSAPLAGGLDAILGGEDDDDFFDLHVVKNYDPEVKVEASWDSTVHNCPQLSRVASAEQRVYLTVRAVLQLSHPAHMQLVLRKRICVSVTGRQGFAHSLLKRMYQRSTISSCGVTFEIVSNIPGDIHGPEDREMLARLAACAEDEQSADSEAAIEKYLRSVLAVENILTLDRLRQEVAVREQLDSRGKAPRRCLSSPNINRLSAHSLDFYSSFHKLKGWDSHQDLVGPPPPRRTLPNSISQDLNTDTVKAVPKLLKSLLPGGKNDSGDQTALNQQSLPRIVVQSASVEDGMSKHQQPVPAEEAPPADERSELIRSVPVPPPIIPEMDESTHSPVSEASSGYMSTSLSTVTLSDVYTLSWDLPPASGFEAVPDEEEEDTKVTPSDTSRPSFPVGPERLLQGSTGDEWIDPSNLSKPDHTDVNFSQQEVNHAAEGQVKESDLVVSPLNQPEQVSDFELDNSEPLKESTLVQEEEAESPSADHSEPEEPQTEALMPAVLDGTEPKPPLHTPTPNTQAPGHVQPDILQPKKEQLKYDTAQDPALKEKSAPALEAPGEPFIANSTSGPATTMAPSHASATAAPPSTGQPPKAATFAANPFKIQKVKSSDLKSFQRILGDGSEQVDQAHSVEAGLQLSVPSLEIISDSEEGDLASTTFPEWLKEGEFVTVGPNKCGTVRYVGPTDFAQGTWVGVELEVPAGKNDGSVDGKHYFHCNPGYGVLVRPGRVTRAKRRRQQQQQQKRRSANLSGSSPNLAALTALAKGDGGGAAAGRSRGENRKSWNP, from the exons GAATCAACCCAAg GTTTTCGCCTATGACTACTGTTTCTGGTCTATGGACGAATCTCAAAAGGACAAATTTGCAG GCCAGGATGTAGTGTTCCAGTGCCTTGGGGAGAGTCTGCTGAACAATGCCTTCCTGGGCTACAACGCCTGCATTTTTGCATATGGACAGACAG GCTCTGGGAAGTCGTACACCATGATGGGCTCAGCGGAGCAGCCGGGTCTGATCCCTCGACTCTGCACCTCCCTGTTCAGCAGGATTATGTCTGAGGCGCGGGAGGGAGAGAGCTTTACTGTGGAGGTCTCCTACATGGAGATTTACAACGAGAAGGTCCGAGACCTCCTCGACTCCAAAGG AAGTCGACAAGCACTGAGAGTGAGAGAGCACAATGTATTGGGTCCCTATGTGGACGGTCTGTCCCGTCTGGCTGTGGCCAACAACAAG GACATTGAGTCTCTGATGTCCGAGGGAAATAAGTCTCGCACAGTGGCTGCCACGAACATGAATGAAGAGAGCAGCAGATCACACGCTGTGTTCAACatcatcctcacacacacactcaaagacCTCCAGTCTggg ACAAAGGGGGAGAAGGTGAGCAAGCTGAGTTTGGTTGATCTGGCAGGCAGTGAGCGGGCAGCAAAGACGGGAGCAGCAGGGGAGAGACTGAAAGAAGGCAGCAACATCAATAA GTCTCTCAGCACTCTGGGTCTAGTTATTTCAGCCTTGGCTGACCAGGGAGCCGGGACCAACAAGAGCAAGTTTGTTCCATACAGggactctgtcctcacctggCTGCTCAAG GACAGCCTGGGGGGCAACAGCCGCACCGCCATGGTGGCCACCATCAGCCCAGCGGCGGACAACTACGACGAGACCCTGTCCACCCTGCGCTACGCCGACCGGGCCAAGAACATCGTCAACCACGCGGTGGTCAACGAAGACCCCAACGCCAGGATCATCCGAGAGCTGCGAGAGGAAGTGGAGAAACTGAGGGAGCAGCTCACGGAGGCTGAG TCCATGAAGGCCCCTGAACTGAAGGACCGGTTGGAGGAGTCGGAGAAACTCATCCAGGAAATGACAGTCACCTGGGAGGAGAAGCTCAGGAAGACGCAAGCTATTGCACAG GAGcgtcagaggcagctggaaagCCTGGGGATTTCCCTGCAGTCTTCCGGGATCAGAGTGGTCCATGACAGGTGTTTCCTAGTCAACCTTAACGCCGACCCTGCCCTCAACGAGCTGCTGGTCTACTATTTAAAG GAGCACACACGCGTGGGCTCGGCAGACTCGCAGGACATCCAGCTGTGTGGGATGGCCATCCAACCTGAGCACTGTGTCATCGACATCACAGAGAACGGCGTGGTGCTCACTCCTCACCGCAAAGCTCG AACCTGGGTGAACGGTTCTGTAGTCACTAGCCCAGTTCAACTTCATCACGGGTACCGCATCCTGTGGGGCAACAACCACTTCTTCAG GATCAGTTTGCCCAAGCGCAAGGTCCACGGAgcgggcgaggaggaggagagcgaggcggaGCTGAAGCCGGCCCTGAGCACCGACCGcctggaggcggagctggacGCGTCCAGCGACGTGTCGAGTGAGCGGAGCTTCAGTTACGAGTCTGCACAGGCCGAGGTGATGATGAAAGGCATGGACCACAACG ACCCGCTGCAGTCGGTGCTGCAGACCCTGGAGAGGCAgcacgaggaggagaagcgCTGCGCCCTGGAGCGTCAGAGGCAGATGTacgagcaggagctgcagcagctccgcaGGAAACTCACTCCTGAGAAATCTCTGGAGCTCCTGGACGCGTCCGGTCATCCAGCCGGCGCCTCCGCTGCTGCAGTAACATCAGCTGGCTCCCAAAAACGCATGCGGCGGTGGAGTGACGACAG ggaGGCGATGATGACCCGCAGCCTGCGGCGCATGAAGGAGCAGATAGTTCGCGCCAACCTGCTGGCTCAAGAGGCCAGCTTCATCTCAGAGGAGCTTAACAAGCGAACGGAGTACCGGGTTACGCTTCAGATACCTGCTGCCAACCTGGATGCCAACAGGAAG CGGGATGCGGTGTTGAGTGAGCCGGCCATCCAGGTGCGGCGTAAAGGCAGAGGAAAGCAGATCTGGGCcctggagaagatggagaacaggCTGGTGGACATGAGGGAGCTCTACCAGGAGTGGAAGGAGTTTGATGAAGACAATCCT GTTATGAGATCCTATTTCAAACGAGCCGACCCCTTCTTCGATGAGCAGGAGAATCACGGCCTGATTGGCGTGGCCAACGTCTTCCTGGCCTGCCTGTTCCATGATGTCAGGCTGCAGTACGCCGTGCCCATCATCAATCAGAAAGGAGAG GTGGCGGGCCGGCTGCACGTGGAGGTGTGGCGGGGCACAGAGGACCCGGAGGCTCAGCTGAGCCGCGACGGGGGTTCACAGGAGCGCAAACTGCGCTGTGTG GTGAAACTCCTCCAGGCCACCGGTCTCCCTCGCCACCTGTCCAACTTCGTCTTCTGCCTGTACCACTTCtggggacaggaggaggacacgtTCGTCGCTCCCGAAGTGGCGCCGTCCAGTgcgtcctctgcctccacagaccCTCAGTGCACCGTGGTCTTTGACAGCGCCCAG GAGTTTTCTGTTCCAGTGTCAGAGGACTTTGTGGACTTTTTGGCGGAGGGCTCTTTAGCCATCGAGGTGTACggccacaaacaggaaaaccaccgcaggaacctggctctgtgggACCTTGGAGTGATTCAGGCCAAGACCAGATCCCTTCGAGAGAG GTGGAGCGAAGTGACCCGTCGCCTGGAGTTGTGGGTGcagctgatggagatgaacgaggCCGGAGACTTCACACCTGTAGAGGTTCTTCCTGCCAAAGACATTCGCACCGGAGGAATCTTCCAGCTGAGACAG GGTCAGTCTCGTCGAGTTCGAGTGGAGGTGCGTTCAGTGCCTGACTCGGGCACCATGCCACTCATTGCAGCCTCTATTCTCTCTGTTGCCGTCGGAAACGTCCAAGTCCGACGAACGCATCAGTCCAAGAACGAGCAGTGG GATGGGAGTGAAGACATGGACAGTTATCAA gaggttGACCTGGAGAGGATGAGGGAACAGTGGCTGATCGCACTCACTCAGAGGCAGGAGTATCTTGATCAGCAGCTACAGAAGATAGTGTCCAAGTCAG ATAAATCGGAGGACGACGTGGAGCGAGAGTCCCAGCTGCTGGAGTGTCGTCTGACTCTGACAGAGGAACGCAACGCTGTTCTGGTGCCGTCCGCCGGTAGCGGCATCCCTGGAGCCCCAGCAGAGAG GGTTCCTGTCCCTGGAATGGAAACACACGTTCCTGTCCTGTTCCTGGACCTCAGCg TTGATGATTTCCAGTCCAGTCTTTCGGCTCCGTTGGCTGGCGGGCTGGACGCAATACTCGGAGGCGAGGATGATGACGACTTCTTTGACCTCCACGTCGTTAAAAATTACGATCCAGAG gtgaaggtggaggcttCCTGGGACTCAACGGTCCACAACTGCCCCCAGCTGAGCCGCGTGGCGTCGGCTGAGCAGAGGGTCTACCTCACGGTGCGTGCTGTGCTTCAGCTGAGCCACCCAGCTCACATGCAGCTGGTCCTCAGGAAACGCATCTGCGTTAGTGTCACAGGGAGACAG GGTTTTGCCCATAGCCTGTTGAAGAGGATGTACCAGCGCAGCACCATCTCCAGCTGTGGAGTAACATTCGAAATCGTCTCAAACATCCCAGGG GACATCCATGGTCCAGAGGACAGAGAGATGCTGGCCCGCCTGGCTGCCTGTGCAGAGGACGAGCAGTCAGCTGACAGTGAGGCTGCCATAGAGAAGTACCTGCGCAGCGTCCTGGCTGTGGAGAACATCCTCACGCTGGACCGTCTCAGACAG GAGGTGGCTGTGAGAGAACAGCTGGATTCCAGAGGCAAAGCTCCCCGACGCTGCCTGAGCTCCCCAAACATCAACCGG CTGTCAGCCCATAGTCTGGATTTCTACTCGTCTTTTCATAAGCTCAAG GGCTGGGACAGCCACCAGGACCTGGTGGGGCCTCCTCCACCCAGACGCACACTCCCCAACTCCATATCCCAGGACcttaacacagacacag TGAAGGCCGTACCCAAACTGCTGAAGTCGCTGCTTCCTGGTGGGAAAAACGATAGCGGGGACCAGACAGCTCTCAATCAGCAG AGTTTGCCGCGCATCGTGGTGCAGTCAGCCAGTGTCGAAGACGGCATGAGCAAACATCAGCAGCCA GTTCCCGCTGAAGAAGCACCTCCTGCTGATGAGCGAAGCGAGCTCATCAGATCTGTGCCCGTCCCACCGCCCATCATCCCAGAAATGGACGAGTCCACCCACAGCCCAGTGAGCGAAGCGTCCAGCGGCTACATGTCGACCAGCCTGTCTACCGTCACGCTGTCAGACGTCTACACGCTGAGCTGGGACCTGCCGCCGGCGTCTGGCTTCGAGGCAGTGccggatgaagaggaggaggatactAAAGTGACACCATCTGACACTTCCCGTCCATCTTTTCCTGTAGGACCTGAGCGATTGTTGCAAGGTTCGACCGGTGACGAGTGGATCGATCCATCGAACCTATCCAAACCAGACCACACAGACGTAAACTTCAGCCAGCAAGAAGTGAATCACGCTGCTGAAGGACAAGTAAAGGAGTCTGATCTAGTTGTTTCACCCCTGAACCAACCAGAACAAGTGTCTGATTTTGAATTAGACAATTCAGAACCGCTTAAAGAATCAACATTAGTACAAGAGGAAGAGGCCGAATCTCCATCAGCGGACCACTCTGAACCCGAAGAACCCCAGACAGAAGCACTCATGCCAGCTGTCCTAGATGGGACAGAACCCAAACCTCCACTCCACACTCCAACACCAAACACACAAGCTCCAGGTCATGTGCAACCAGACATCCTACAGCCTAAAAAAGAGCAGCTGAAATATGACACAGCTCAAGATCCAGCTCTGAAGGAGAAATCAGCCCCTGCTTTAGAGGCACCCGGAGAGCCATTTATTGCAAATAGCACTTCAGGTCCAGCCACAACGATGGCACCTTCACATGCTTCTGCCACTGCAGCTCCCCCGTCCACCGGTCAGCCTCCCAAAGCCGCCACCTTTGCAGCCAATCCGTTCAAGATCCAGAAAGTCAAATCTTCAGACCTCAAATCCTTCCAGCGTATTCTGGGTGACGGGTCTGAGCAGGTGGACCAGGCACACAGCGTCGAGGCAGGACTTCAACTCTCGGTTCCAAGTCTGGAAATAATCTCTGACTCAGAGGAAGGGGATTTAGCTTCCACCACCTTTCCTGAGTGGCTGAAAGAAGGGGAGTTTGTGACTGTGGGGCCCAATAAGTGTGGGACTGTGCGATACGTGGGACCCACAGATTTTGCACAGGGCACGTGGGTGGGAGTGGAACTGGAGGTTCCAGCAG GGAAGAATGACGGCTCAGTGGACGGCAAGCACTACTTCCACTGTAACCCCGGTTACGGGGTGCTGGTGCGTCCTGGCAGGGTGACCCGCGCCAAGCGCaggcgccagcagcagcagcagcagaagcgccGAAGCGCCAACCTGTCCGGATCCAGCCCCAACCTGGCGGCGCTCACGGCTCTGGCCAAAGGCGACGGCGGCGGAGCGGCGGCCGGTCGCAGCAGGGGGGAGAATCGCAAGTCCTGGAATCCTTGA